The following coding sequences are from one Venturia canescens isolate UGA chromosome 5, ASM1945775v1, whole genome shotgun sequence window:
- the LOC122411411 gene encoding G-quartet DNA-binding protein TGP1-like → MAEKTDRDETARDSGFQNPDERMAQNVDLTTSVPPPGAGNIFNESRGNFGFEQQEKFDDDNKDQNEEIRMEEFETPKSNKGKIEFAELNHELLMSLIDAMKEMKTQVQSMANEIARNNQATSDLRSEFTEKFKTLQATIASDVHRIYDPIKRHVTGLTKIVQENESKSAVIEVSVAQIQLDVSAIKKRVENLESKDKIHSPNTESTRIVPKPSKVVSDDESENDEEKYEPEEKTDRIRTMLPMDMHPNKIKIKPPTYDGSERKRPMKFIKEFRRYCEVTNPTITEMKYLLGQCLEKAAKEWWVLIEDRVEDFEEVEKKFVERFWSTDVQRKVRKDLEFGHYSDRDNKTSKVEYTINIFGAAKDLIPPPSDEDIIASLSQHYTDEIQATIISRGFKTLEQLIEFLGKIDRHGPINSKKEKETSTNPNQNKNEQRPFRMPQNNNWNNQGGFQNNFNRGNPNWNQNNRPNGGYNNNNGWNNQQNRNYQQNYNQRPNNGNYQQNYNQRPNNGYPQQNRNNGNNNQQNGYNRQNQNPNWRPQQNNGGYRPPNNPNDHRQTNERQRPEIQAIEVHQEPQPSTSRAGNE, encoded by the coding sequence ATGGCAGAGAAGACCGATAGAGACGAAACAGCGAGAGATTCCGGGTTCCAAAATCCCGATGAGCGAATGGCACAAAATGTCGATTTAACCACTTCAGTTCCTCCTCCAGGGGCGgggaacatttttaatgaatctcGTGGGAATTTCGGATTTGAACAGCAAGAGAAATTTGACGATGATAATAAAgatcaaaatgaagaaattagaATGGAGGAATTTGAAACCCCTAAATcgaataaaggaaaaattgaattcgcaGAATTAAATCATGAGCTATTGATGAGCCTAATCGACGcaatgaaagaaatgaaaacacaAGTACAGAGCATGGCTAACGAGATTGCACGAAATAATCAGGCCACTAGCGATTTGAGGTCTGAATTTACggaaaaattcaagactctGCAAGCTACAATCGCTAGTGACGTTCACAGAATATATGACCCAATTAAACGTCACGTAACGGGTTTAACAAAAATAGTTCAGGAAAATGAGTCGAAAAGTGCCGTTATTGAGGTTAGTGTGGCTCAAATACAACTTGATGTCAGCGCAATCAAGAAAAGGGTGGAGAATCTTGAATCGAAGGACAAAATTCATAGTCCAAACACGGAGAGCACTCGGATCGTTCCAAAGCCCAGTAAAGTAGTTTCAGATGACGAATCTGAGAACGacgaggaaaaatatgagccCGAAGAGAAAACAGATAGGATTCGGACGATGCTGCCAATGGACATGCATCCAAAcaagataaaaattaaacctcCCACGTACGATGGATCGGAAAGGAAAAGACCGATGAAGttcattaaggagtttcggagGTACTGTGAGGTAACAAACCCCACGATTaccgaaatgaaatatttactgGGACAATGTCTAGAGAAAGCCGCAAAGGAGTGGTGGGTTCTCATAGAGGATCGTGTAGAGGATTTCGAGGAAGTGGAAAAGAAATTCGTTGAGCGTTTCTGGAGCACCGACGTCcagagaaaagtgagaaaagacCTCGAATTCGGACATTACTCTGATAGGGATAACAAAACATCGAAAGTGGAGTATACGATCAACATTTTCGGAGCCGCGAAGGATCTCATCCCTCCTCCAAGCGATGAAGACATAATTGCATCACTCTCGCAGCATTATACGGATGAGATTCAGGCAACTATAATAAGCCGTGGATTCAAAACATTGGAACAATTGATCGAATTCTTGGGAAAGATCGATCGGCATGGACCGATAAactcgaaaaaagaaaaagaaacctCGACGAATCCAaatcaaaacaaaaacgagCAAAGGCCATTCCGAATGCCTCAAAATAACAACTGGAATAACCAGGGTGGATTCCAGAACAATTTCAACCGGGGAAATCCAAACTGGAACCAAAATAACCGACCCAATGGAggttataacaacaacaatggCTGGAACAATCAACAGAACCGCAATTACCAGCAAAATTACAATCAGAGGCCCAATAATGgcaattatcaacaaaattataaCCAGCGGCCAAACAATGGATATCCTCAACAAAATCGCAATaatggaaataataatcaGCAGAACGGATATAACCGACAAAATCAAAACCCTAATTGGAGACCGCAACAGAACAATGGAGGATACCGGCCGCCGAATAATCCGAACGACCATCGTCAAACCAACGAACGACAACGGCCAGAAATTCAAGCGATCGAGGTCCACCAAGAGCCTCAACCGTCGACATCTCGGGCGGGAAACGAATAG